Part of the Elusimicrobiota bacterium genome is shown below.
TCGTCGCGACACTTTGTTATGTGCGCTCGGGCGAGCGGACCTTGATGATGCATCGCAATAAAAAACCCGGCGATATCCATAAGGGCAAATGGAACGGCCTCGGCGGTAAGCTCGATTCCGGAGAGTCTCCCGACGAATGCGTGGTGCGCGAGATCCGCGAGGAGTCGGGGCTGACCTTGCTCGATGCGAAGCTGCGCGGCGTGCTGAGCTTCCCGGCGTTCAAGCCTGGGGAGGACTGGCTGGTGTTCGTGTATACCGCGACGCGCTTCGAGGGCGAGCTCGGCGAGTGCGCCGAGGGAGACCTCGAGTGGGTGTCGGGCGAGCGCCTGG
Proteins encoded:
- a CDS encoding 8-oxo-dGTP diphosphatase, giving the protein MMHRNKKPGDIHKGKWNGLGGKLDSGESPDECVVREIREESGLTLLDAKLRGVLSFPAFKPGEDWLVFVYTATRFEGELGECAEGDLEWVSGERLAALPLWEGDRIFLPWLEQERFFSGKFVYREGRLIAHEVSFS